The Streptomyces sp. NBC_01689 genome includes a window with the following:
- a CDS encoding ABC transporter permease: MQPSSELPAVASPDGTPYDPAAHPDRHRPAHGRHALDDTEPGIPAPVLAAAAGVRKAMLVPVVTALAIGTIFVAVYLAAFHAPSARHQPLGIAASDTVAARTELALNSAAPDAYTFHRYADAAAARHAIVHDEVPAALVKDAHGTRLLAAGAQGPSVVSSLATAATKAVGHPVPVSDVRPLAAGDARGLSAFYASFGVVLAGFLFAVSSYQIAPRLPLAARSASMLVFAAASGVTVALIAHSGFGALPASFLTVAVVVGLLAWATAAATGVLLRLFGPLGMPVASVLLLILGNATSGGILPATYLPAWLSPLAELLAPSAAIRALRDAAYFDNAHLTGSLCALIGWVVGCLALQYLLDRLAARREDAPAAVVVGARAAALAGN; this comes from the coding sequence ATGCAGCCCAGTTCGGAACTCCCCGCCGTCGCCTCACCCGACGGCACCCCGTACGACCCGGCCGCGCATCCGGACCGCCATCGCCCCGCGCACGGCCGTCACGCGCTGGACGACACCGAGCCGGGCATCCCGGCCCCGGTGCTCGCGGCCGCCGCCGGAGTCCGTAAGGCGATGCTCGTACCCGTCGTCACCGCGCTGGCGATCGGGACGATATTCGTCGCGGTCTATCTGGCCGCCTTCCACGCCCCCAGCGCACGTCACCAGCCGCTCGGCATCGCCGCGTCCGACACGGTGGCCGCGCGCACGGAACTCGCGCTCAACAGCGCGGCGCCGGACGCCTACACCTTCCACCGGTACGCGGACGCGGCCGCCGCCCGTCACGCCATCGTCCACGACGAGGTGCCGGCCGCGCTGGTCAAGGACGCCCACGGCACGCGTCTGCTGGCCGCCGGCGCGCAGGGCCCCTCCGTCGTCTCCAGCCTCGCCACGGCCGCCACCAAGGCGGTCGGCCACCCGGTCCCCGTGAGCGATGTGCGCCCGCTGGCGGCCGGGGACGCACGGGGCCTCTCGGCCTTCTACGCCTCGTTCGGCGTCGTCCTCGCGGGCTTCCTCTTCGCCGTCTCCTCCTACCAGATCGCCCCGCGCCTGCCGCTCGCGGCCCGGTCGGCGTCGATGCTGGTCTTCGCCGCCGCCTCCGGTGTGACGGTGGCCCTCATCGCGCACTCCGGGTTCGGCGCGCTGCCCGCCTCCTTCCTGACCGTGGCCGTCGTGGTGGGGCTGCTCGCGTGGGCGACCGCCGCCGCCACCGGAGTCCTGCTGCGGCTCTTCGGGCCGCTCGGCATGCCGGTCGCCTCCGTACTGCTGCTCATCCTGGGCAACGCCACCTCCGGAGGCATCCTGCCCGCCACCTATCTGCCCGCCTGGCTCTCCCCGCTGGCCGAGCTCCTGGCGCCATCGGCCGCGATCCGCGCGCTGCGCGACGCCGCGTACTTCGACAACGCGCACCTCACCGGGTCGCTGTGCGCGCTGATCGGCTGGGTCGTGGGCTGCCTGGCCCTCCAGTACCTGCTGGACCGGCTCGCCGCGCGCCGGGAGGACGCGCCGGCCGCCGTCGTGGTCGGAGCGCGGGCCGCCGCCCTGGCCGGCAACTGA
- a CDS encoding iron-siderophore ABC transporter substrate-binding protein translates to MLGSLRGTRLAAALASVLMLFVTVAACGSSGSSGAGPEKPTAANKAFPVTIAHKYGSTTVKAEPQRIVTVGLTDQDSVLALGKVPVGTTEWLGGYKGAIGPWAAAGLGGAKVPTVLKDTGTGPQTEKIAALRPDLILAVYGGLTKTQYETLSKFAPVVAQPKEYNDFGVPWQQQTEIIGKALGQEAKAKSLVDGVEKDFKAATEKNPEFAGSTGVVATPYEGIFVFGSQDPRSRVLTDLGFTLPTDLDKVIGDEFGANISKERTDLLDTDAVVWIASDPAKDEAKLHKDALYGDLEVARQHREVYLKETSDYGNSVSFVTVLSLPYMLERLVPQLAAAVDGDPATKVPAPAS, encoded by the coding sequence ATGCTCGGCTCTCTCAGAGGCACACGGCTCGCCGCGGCGCTCGCCTCCGTACTGATGCTCTTCGTCACCGTCGCGGCCTGCGGCTCCTCAGGGAGTTCGGGGGCCGGGCCCGAGAAGCCCACGGCCGCGAACAAGGCCTTCCCCGTGACCATCGCGCACAAGTACGGCAGCACCACCGTCAAGGCGGAACCGCAGCGGATCGTCACGGTCGGTCTGACCGACCAGGACTCCGTCCTCGCCCTCGGCAAGGTTCCCGTCGGCACCACCGAGTGGCTCGGCGGCTACAAGGGCGCCATCGGGCCTTGGGCCGCCGCCGGTCTGGGCGGCGCGAAGGTGCCGACCGTGCTCAAGGACACCGGTACCGGCCCGCAGACCGAGAAGATCGCGGCGCTCCGTCCGGATCTGATCCTCGCGGTCTACGGCGGTCTCACCAAGACGCAGTACGAGACGCTGTCGAAGTTCGCCCCGGTGGTGGCCCAGCCGAAGGAGTACAACGACTTCGGGGTCCCGTGGCAGCAGCAGACCGAGATCATCGGCAAGGCGCTCGGCCAGGAGGCGAAGGCCAAGTCCCTGGTGGACGGCGTCGAGAAGGACTTCAAGGCGGCGACCGAGAAGAATCCGGAGTTCGCCGGGTCGACCGGCGTCGTGGCGACCCCGTACGAGGGCATCTTCGTCTTCGGCAGCCAGGACCCGCGTTCGCGCGTCCTGACCGACCTCGGTTTCACCCTGCCGACCGACCTGGACAAGGTCATCGGTGACGAGTTCGGTGCCAACATCAGCAAGGAACGCACCGACCTGCTGGACACCGACGCCGTCGTGTGGATCGCCTCCGACCCCGCGAAGGACGAGGCCAAGCTGCACAAGGACGCGCTGTACGGCGATCTCGAGGTGGCCCGTCAACACCGCGAGGTCTACCTCAAGGAGACCAGCGACTACGGCAACTCGGTCTCCTTCGTGACGGTCCTGAGCCTGCCGTACATGCTCGAACGGCTGGTGCCGCAGCTCGCCGCCGCCGTGGACGGCGACCCGGCGACGAAGGTGCCCGCCCCGGCGTCCTGA
- a CDS encoding TetR/AcrR family transcriptional regulator, whose protein sequence is MTRSAAHEDGRPRLRADAARNRAQILDAARAAFRELGTAAPLDEIARRAGVNIATLYRRFADRDALIRQVVVDGFALVLRTVRRALEAAPRDPLAAIGEFLLTLVEEREMLVLPLIGGPVTDDPEAAALQREIVAALEALLATARAQGVIRADATAVDLIATGALSCRPLPHLPADQASALAARHVRIFLDGLRPDGARPLPPAPTNEDLTVHLHPVKGHGRRTGPGEV, encoded by the coding sequence GTGACTCGCAGCGCAGCGCACGAAGACGGCCGACCGCGGTTGCGGGCGGACGCCGCGCGCAACCGTGCCCAGATCCTGGACGCCGCGCGTGCCGCCTTCCGAGAGCTCGGCACGGCCGCTCCCCTGGACGAGATCGCCCGCCGCGCCGGGGTGAACATCGCCACGCTGTACCGGCGTTTCGCCGACCGTGACGCCCTCATCCGCCAGGTCGTCGTGGACGGCTTCGCGCTGGTCCTCCGCACCGTGCGCCGGGCGCTGGAGGCCGCGCCCCGTGACCCGCTGGCCGCCATCGGGGAGTTCCTGCTCACGCTGGTCGAGGAGCGGGAGATGCTCGTCCTGCCCCTGATCGGCGGGCCGGTCACCGACGATCCCGAGGCGGCGGCCCTGCAGCGGGAGATCGTGGCCGCCCTGGAGGCGCTGCTGGCCACGGCCCGCGCCCAGGGGGTGATCCGCGCGGACGCCACCGCGGTGGACCTGATCGCCACCGGAGCGCTCTCCTGCCGCCCGCTCCCCCACCTCCCGGCCGACCAGGCCAGCGCGCTCGCCGCCCGTCACGTACGCATCTTCCTCGACGGCCTGCGGCCGGACGGTGCCCGGCCGCTCCCGCCTGCCCCCACGAACGAGGACCTCACCGTCCACCTGCACCCCGTGAAAGGCCACGGACGGCGGACCGGCCCCGGCGAGGTGTGA